In the Oncorhynchus keta strain PuntledgeMale-10-30-2019 chromosome 29, Oket_V2, whole genome shotgun sequence genome, one interval contains:
- the LOC118362358 gene encoding SR-related and CTD-associated factor 8-like isoform X2, which yields MDSIVRQSRHQFGQDKDVFAPRFSKNIIGTFQHLYRCPSDDKSKIVRVLNLWQKNAVFKSDIIQPLLDMAAGLPPPSVTPVMTSRDALVNNATPGTPATPATPANIVSSLPDWASQFSNTDTVAAVAQILQSPQGQQLQQLVQSLQMQQQKPQPSLLQALDAGLVVQLQALTAQLTAAASANPMHLNPLDQRVSSFNKKMLGHFDFGNDSERSEESKKDSQSSQMPMVSDSIFHQLAEQLQQQNLEQLQKQLMEHQQHQQKDGIFGSENTPQQSSSQSQHPEPDNKIDDSIENQQQDMDMDLDDGPEMDEEIFEPADKKSKTIDIQSRTRSRSRSRSPRKRRSRSRSGSRKRKHRKRSRSRSRERKRKLSRSYSSERHARELEKERQKKGLPPIRSKFLSVCSTTLWVGQVDKKATPQDLTNLFEEFGQIESINMIPPRGCAYICMVHRQDAYQARQKLSTGSHKIVSKVIKIAWALNKGVKQEYKQLWDMDLGVTYIPWEKVKLDDLDGFAEGGMIDQETVNAEWEAAKNAPEPVKEAVSQAVSAEPMAATNSQQTQQNAFIQQVSMMPVQHPVAQAVPAGGLVPPSFPVSMTMPPPGYGPPPTFLRAGFNVSQPPPGFMQTAGVPQQAGMGSAPISLVQPSMSQAQDSMKDSPYGATVPGSFMPSAIPGQGVFNPLQPGVQTQQGANDKTGQSADGMDAAAELVLQGMQNAMSRRMGLLGMHPSASLTHPLQQQGLPGQRMPGLMPLDLRPNMLQGAGARFPLLMQQGLSQQSILDASLHAQARARAASQMDHFNRAEGAFNRGPNPPNENMSKAEDQPSSRADESQQGRDQDYRFPPPQEKQSTGLLRTPPPEHRESMGGGGRGGGAGGGGASGGGMGGGGGRPALLQTPVREPARDSVVGRLQALAGFTPQTQSRWGPPRGDFDERDMRGSPAGVSKGFQEERPGSNQGQNFHNRFENQGGVGGGPAWSRGGAAGPFADADMPQDLDERRRAWDRQQRERDDREFDLRKEMNGNRRERDSREKDRERERERDRERERDHGRERGNREREQECDREREREKEREKDRERERERDRNKRGGWTPLLPLPQPLLPTPALTPTLSLTQGKSQALLQLQSRLQPKPKPGFLTKPGLLQTPILLTRSTSQAPTKFLQAPSQSPTQAKNEALPGPEPQTESQSSTQTHASPKSESSPQTQSSPQNQSSPQNLVSPQAQLPSPPQAQSPPWAQLPPQALSPPRAQTPAQSPPQALSPPPTQLPLQAPSPHQEITDTQEEPEKLQEEPMEEPEPIEEPPSQLVYGTGLRMDTDVVAEPTPERAPTPTLSPTPAPLSMSPVLTHRSEEPQCLPEPLDVQQPPQHASSSPKDNGLSEPMEEAEKQPVVEQTDTEGT from the exons ATGGACTCCATCGTGCGGCAGTCACGACACCAGTTTGGCCAGGACAAGGATGTGTTCGCCCCGCGCTTCAGCAAAAACATAATCGGAACCTTCCAGCACCTCTACCGCTGCCCCTCAGATGACAAG AGTAAGATTGTTAGAGTCCTCAACCTGTGGCAGAAGAACGCCGTCTTCAAGAGTGACATCATCCAGCCGCTGCTGGACATGGCTGCAGGACTACCCCCTCCCAGTGTCACCCCTGTCATGACCAGCAGGGATGCTCTGGTCAACAACGCTACGCCTG gtACCCCAGCGACCCCGGCCACTCCAGCCAACATTGTGTCCAGTCTGCCTGACTGGGCTTCTCAGTTTTCCAACACAGACACTGTAGCTGCTGTGGCCCAGATCCTGCAGAGTCCACAGGGACAACAG CTCCAGCAGCTGGTGCAGAGTCTGCAGATGCAGCAGCAGAAGCCCCAGCCGTCTCTGCTGCAGGCGCTGGATGCAGGCCTGGTGGTCCAGCTACAGGCCCTGACGGCCCAGCTCACTGCTGCCGCCTCAGCCAACCCCATGCACCTCAACCCCCTGGACCAGAGGGTTTCCTCCTTCAACAAG AAAATGTTGGGTCATTTTGACTTTGGGAATGATTCAGAACGCTCTGAAGAATCCAAAAAGGACTCGCAATCATCCCAGAT GCCCATGGTGTCTGACTCCATCTTCCACCAGCTGGCAGAGCAGCTGCAGCAGCAGAACCTAGAGCAGTTACAGAAGCAGCTCATGGAGCACCAGCAGCACCAGCAGAAG GATGGAATCTTTGGGTCTGAGAACACACCCCAGCAGAGCAGCAGCCAATCACAGCACCCGGAGCCAGACAACAAGATTGATGACTCCATTGAAAACCAGCAGCAG GACATGGACATGGACCTGGATGACGGGCCAGAGATGGACGAAGAGATCTTCGAGCCAGCGGACAAGAAGTCCAAGACGATTGACATACAGTCAAGAACACGGTCCAGGTCACGATCGAG ATCTCCCAGGAAGAGACGGTCCAGATCACGGTCAGGCTCTCGGAAACGGAAACATCGCAAGCGATCGCGGTCACGCTCCAGAGAACGGAAGAGGAAGTTGTCGCGGTCCTACTCCAGCGAGAGACATGCCCGCGAGCTAGAGAAAGAGCGTCAGAAGAAAGGACTGCCTCCAATCCGATCCAAGTTTCTCAGTG TGTGCAGCACCACTCTGTGGGTGGGACAGGTAGACAAGAAGGCCACTCCGCAGGACCTCACCAATCTGTTTGAAGAGTTTGGTCAGATTGAGTCTATCAAT ATGATCCCTCCCCGTGGCTGTGCCTACATCTGTATGGTCCACAGACAGGATGCCTACCAAGCCAGACAGAAACTCAGCACTGGTTCACACAAGATCGTCTCCAAGGTCATTAAG ATCGCTTGGGCGCTGAATAAGGGCGTGAAGCAGGAGTATAAGCAGTTGTGGGACATGGACCTGGGGGTCACCTACATCCCCTGGGAGAAGGTCAAGCTGGACGACCTCGACGGCTTCGCTGAGGGAGGCATGATCGACCAGGAGACTGTCAACGCCG AGTGGGAAGCAGCCAAAAATGCACCAGAGCCAGTGAAGGAAGCGGTGAGCCAGGCTGTTAGCGCTGAACCCATGGCAGCCACTAATTCCCAACAGACCCAACAAAATGCCTTCATCCAACAAGTCTCCATGATGCCTGTGCAG CACCCTGTGGCCCAGGCTGTCCCTGCTGGGGGTCTTGTGCCTCCATCCTTCCCTGTTTCCATGACAATGCCCCCGCCAGGCTATGGCCCCCCGCCCACCTTCCTCAGAGCAGGGTTCAACGTCTCCCAGCCTCCTCCAG GTTTCATGCAGACAGCAGGTGTTCCTCAGCAAGCAGGCATGGGCTCAGCTCCTATAT CTCTGGTGCAGCCCTCCATGTCGCAGGCTCAGGACAGCATGAAGGACTCCCCGTACGGAGCCACTGTCCCAGGAAGCTTCATGCCCTCTGCCATCCCTGGACAAGGGGTCTTCAACCCGCTTCAACCTGGAGTCCAGACGCAGCAAGGAGCCAATGACAAGACGGGCCAATCTGCTGATGGCATGGACGCTGCTGCAGAGTTAGTACTGCAAG GTATGCAAAATGCAATGAGTCGTCGTATGGGTCTTCTGGGGATGCACCCCTCAGCCTCCCTCACCCACCCCCTACAACAGCAGGGCCTGCCTGGCCAGAGGATGCCTGGGCTAATGCCGCTGGACCTCCGGCCTAATATGCTCCAGGGAGCCGGGGCCCGCTTCCCCCTCCTGATGCAGCAGGGCCTGTCCCAACAGAGTATCCTGGATGCGTCCCTCCATGCACAGGCCCGCGCCAGAGCGGCCTCCCAGATGGACCACTTCAACAGGGCCGAAGGGGCCTTCAACCGGGGTCCCAACCCCCCAAATGAAAACATGTCTAAGGCTGAAGACCAGCCTTCCTCTCGGGCAGACGAGAGCCAGCAGGGGAGGGACCAAGACTACCGCTTCCCCCCGCCCCAGGAGAAGCAGAGCACAGGCCTGCTGAGGACACCTCCCCCGGAGCACAGAGAGTCCATGGGTGGAGGTGGACGTGGTGGGGGAGCTGGTGGTGGGGGTGCTAGTGGTGGGGGTATGGGCGGAGGAGGAGGCAGACCTGCCCTGCTGCAGACCCCAGTGAGGGAGCCAGCTAGAGACAGCGTGGTAGGGCGGCTTCAGGCCCTCGCCGGCTTCACCCCCCAGACCCAGAGTCGCTGGGGGCCACCTAGAGGGGACTTTGATGAGCGTGACATGCGGGGCTCACCAGCCGGGGTCTCCAAGGGCTTCCAGGAGGAGCGCCCTGGCTCCAACCAGGGGCAGAACTTTCACAACCGCTTTGAGAACCAGGGGGGTGTTGGAGGGGGCCCGGCGTGGAGTCGTGGTGGAGCTGCAGGCCCATTCGCTGATGCTGACATGCCACAGGACTTGGATGAACGCCGGCGCGCTTGGGACAGGCAGCAACGGGAGAGGGACGACAGGGAATTTGACTTAAGGAAGGAGATGAACGGCAACCGCCGTGAGAGAGATAGCCGCGAGAAAgaccgggagagggagagagagagggaccgggagagagaaagggaccaTGGCCGTGAGCGTGGCAACCGTGAACGAGAGCAGGAGTGCGACCGGGAGAGAGAGcgtgaaaaggagagggagaaggatcgGGAGAGAGAACGTGAGCGGGACCGTAACAAGCGTGGAGGCTGGACACCTCTTCTCCCTCTACCACAACCCCTACTTCCTACTCCTGCCCTGACCCCAACCCTCTCCCTGACCCAAGGCAAATCTCAGGCCCTGCTGCAACTACAGTCCAGGCTtcaacctaaacctaaacctggATTCCTAACTAAACCGGGTCTGCTTCAAACTCCAATCCTCCTAACTCGGTCAACATCTCAAGCCCCAACCAAGTTCCTTCAAGCCCCATCCCAGTCTCCAACTCAAGCCAAGAATGAAGCCCTCCCCGGGCCTGAGCCCCAGACAGAGTCCCAGTCCTCTACCCAGACCCATGCTTCCCCTAAGTCTGAGTCCTCACCCCAGACCCAATCCTCTCCTCAGAACCAGTCATCACCCCAAAACCTGGTTTCCCCTCAGGCCCAATTGCCGTCCCCTCCCCAGGCCCAGTCTCCGCCATGGGCACAGCTCCCACCACAGGCCCTGTCCCCACCACGGGCTCAAACACCTGCACAGTCGCCCCCCCAGGCCCTGTCCCCACCACCGACACAGTTGCCACTCCAGGCCCCGTCGCCACACCAGGAGATCACTGACACCCAGGAAGAGCCAGAGAAACTCCAGGAAGAACCCATGGAAGAGCCTGAACCCATAGAGGAACCTCCATCTCAGTTGGTCTATGGGACGGGGTTGAGGATGGACACTGACGTAGTGGCTGAGCCCACACCTGAACGGGCTCCCACCCCTACCCTCTCCCCCACTCCAGCCCCACTCTCAATGTCACCTGTCCTCACACACCGCTCTGAGGAACCCCAATGCCTGCCGGAACCCCTGGACGTGCAGCAACCACCACAGcatgcctcctcctcccctaaGGACAATGGACTGAGTGAGCCGATGGAGGAAGCTGAGAAACAGCCAGTGGTAGAGCAAACTGACACTGAGGGGACATAA
- the LOC118362358 gene encoding SR-related and CTD-associated factor 8-like isoform X1 — translation MEAVKTFNDELYSLNEYKPPISKAKMTNITKSAIKAIKYYKHVVQSVEKFVQKCKQEYKVPGLYVMDSIVRQSRHQFGQDKDVFAPRFSKNIIGTFQHLYRCPSDDKSKIVRVLNLWQKNAVFKSDIIQPLLDMAAGLPPPSVTPVMTSRDALVNNATPGTPATPATPANIVSSLPDWASQFSNTDTVAAVAQILQSPQGQQLQQLVQSLQMQQQKPQPSLLQALDAGLVVQLQALTAQLTAAASANPMHLNPLDQRVSSFNKKMLGHFDFGNDSERSEESKKDSQSSQMPMVSDSIFHQLAEQLQQQNLEQLQKQLMEHQQHQQKDGIFGSENTPQQSSSQSQHPEPDNKIDDSIENQQQDMDMDLDDGPEMDEEIFEPADKKSKTIDIQSRTRSRSRSRSPRKRRSRSRSGSRKRKHRKRSRSRSRERKRKLSRSYSSERHARELEKERQKKGLPPIRSKFLSVCSTTLWVGQVDKKATPQDLTNLFEEFGQIESINMIPPRGCAYICMVHRQDAYQARQKLSTGSHKIVSKVIKIAWALNKGVKQEYKQLWDMDLGVTYIPWEKVKLDDLDGFAEGGMIDQETVNAEWEAAKNAPEPVKEAVSQAVSAEPMAATNSQQTQQNAFIQQVSMMPVQHPVAQAVPAGGLVPPSFPVSMTMPPPGYGPPPTFLRAGFNVSQPPPGFMQTAGVPQQAGMGSAPISLVQPSMSQAQDSMKDSPYGATVPGSFMPSAIPGQGVFNPLQPGVQTQQGANDKTGQSADGMDAAAELVLQGMQNAMSRRMGLLGMHPSASLTHPLQQQGLPGQRMPGLMPLDLRPNMLQGAGARFPLLMQQGLSQQSILDASLHAQARARAASQMDHFNRAEGAFNRGPNPPNENMSKAEDQPSSRADESQQGRDQDYRFPPPQEKQSTGLLRTPPPEHRESMGGGGRGGGAGGGGASGGGMGGGGGRPALLQTPVREPARDSVVGRLQALAGFTPQTQSRWGPPRGDFDERDMRGSPAGVSKGFQEERPGSNQGQNFHNRFENQGGVGGGPAWSRGGAAGPFADADMPQDLDERRRAWDRQQRERDDREFDLRKEMNGNRRERDSREKDRERERERDRERERDHGRERGNREREQECDREREREKEREKDRERERERDRNKRGGWTPLLPLPQPLLPTPALTPTLSLTQGKSQALLQLQSRLQPKPKPGFLTKPGLLQTPILLTRSTSQAPTKFLQAPSQSPTQAKNEALPGPEPQTESQSSTQTHASPKSESSPQTQSSPQNQSSPQNLVSPQAQLPSPPQAQSPPWAQLPPQALSPPRAQTPAQSPPQALSPPPTQLPLQAPSPHQEITDTQEEPEKLQEEPMEEPEPIEEPPSQLVYGTGLRMDTDVVAEPTPERAPTPTLSPTPAPLSMSPVLTHRSEEPQCLPEPLDVQQPPQHASSSPKDNGLSEPMEEAEKQPVVEQTDTEGT, via the exons TACTACAAACATGTTGTCCAGAGTGTGGAGAAGTTCGTTCAGAAA TGCAAGCAAGAGTACAAGGTCCCAGGCCTGTACGTCATGGACTCCATCGTGCGGCAGTCACGACACCAGTTTGGCCAGGACAAGGATGTGTTCGCCCCGCGCTTCAGCAAAAACATAATCGGAACCTTCCAGCACCTCTACCGCTGCCCCTCAGATGACAAG AGTAAGATTGTTAGAGTCCTCAACCTGTGGCAGAAGAACGCCGTCTTCAAGAGTGACATCATCCAGCCGCTGCTGGACATGGCTGCAGGACTACCCCCTCCCAGTGTCACCCCTGTCATGACCAGCAGGGATGCTCTGGTCAACAACGCTACGCCTG gtACCCCAGCGACCCCGGCCACTCCAGCCAACATTGTGTCCAGTCTGCCTGACTGGGCTTCTCAGTTTTCCAACACAGACACTGTAGCTGCTGTGGCCCAGATCCTGCAGAGTCCACAGGGACAACAG CTCCAGCAGCTGGTGCAGAGTCTGCAGATGCAGCAGCAGAAGCCCCAGCCGTCTCTGCTGCAGGCGCTGGATGCAGGCCTGGTGGTCCAGCTACAGGCCCTGACGGCCCAGCTCACTGCTGCCGCCTCAGCCAACCCCATGCACCTCAACCCCCTGGACCAGAGGGTTTCCTCCTTCAACAAG AAAATGTTGGGTCATTTTGACTTTGGGAATGATTCAGAACGCTCTGAAGAATCCAAAAAGGACTCGCAATCATCCCAGAT GCCCATGGTGTCTGACTCCATCTTCCACCAGCTGGCAGAGCAGCTGCAGCAGCAGAACCTAGAGCAGTTACAGAAGCAGCTCATGGAGCACCAGCAGCACCAGCAGAAG GATGGAATCTTTGGGTCTGAGAACACACCCCAGCAGAGCAGCAGCCAATCACAGCACCCGGAGCCAGACAACAAGATTGATGACTCCATTGAAAACCAGCAGCAG GACATGGACATGGACCTGGATGACGGGCCAGAGATGGACGAAGAGATCTTCGAGCCAGCGGACAAGAAGTCCAAGACGATTGACATACAGTCAAGAACACGGTCCAGGTCACGATCGAG ATCTCCCAGGAAGAGACGGTCCAGATCACGGTCAGGCTCTCGGAAACGGAAACATCGCAAGCGATCGCGGTCACGCTCCAGAGAACGGAAGAGGAAGTTGTCGCGGTCCTACTCCAGCGAGAGACATGCCCGCGAGCTAGAGAAAGAGCGTCAGAAGAAAGGACTGCCTCCAATCCGATCCAAGTTTCTCAGTG TGTGCAGCACCACTCTGTGGGTGGGACAGGTAGACAAGAAGGCCACTCCGCAGGACCTCACCAATCTGTTTGAAGAGTTTGGTCAGATTGAGTCTATCAAT ATGATCCCTCCCCGTGGCTGTGCCTACATCTGTATGGTCCACAGACAGGATGCCTACCAAGCCAGACAGAAACTCAGCACTGGTTCACACAAGATCGTCTCCAAGGTCATTAAG ATCGCTTGGGCGCTGAATAAGGGCGTGAAGCAGGAGTATAAGCAGTTGTGGGACATGGACCTGGGGGTCACCTACATCCCCTGGGAGAAGGTCAAGCTGGACGACCTCGACGGCTTCGCTGAGGGAGGCATGATCGACCAGGAGACTGTCAACGCCG AGTGGGAAGCAGCCAAAAATGCACCAGAGCCAGTGAAGGAAGCGGTGAGCCAGGCTGTTAGCGCTGAACCCATGGCAGCCACTAATTCCCAACAGACCCAACAAAATGCCTTCATCCAACAAGTCTCCATGATGCCTGTGCAG CACCCTGTGGCCCAGGCTGTCCCTGCTGGGGGTCTTGTGCCTCCATCCTTCCCTGTTTCCATGACAATGCCCCCGCCAGGCTATGGCCCCCCGCCCACCTTCCTCAGAGCAGGGTTCAACGTCTCCCAGCCTCCTCCAG GTTTCATGCAGACAGCAGGTGTTCCTCAGCAAGCAGGCATGGGCTCAGCTCCTATAT CTCTGGTGCAGCCCTCCATGTCGCAGGCTCAGGACAGCATGAAGGACTCCCCGTACGGAGCCACTGTCCCAGGAAGCTTCATGCCCTCTGCCATCCCTGGACAAGGGGTCTTCAACCCGCTTCAACCTGGAGTCCAGACGCAGCAAGGAGCCAATGACAAGACGGGCCAATCTGCTGATGGCATGGACGCTGCTGCAGAGTTAGTACTGCAAG GTATGCAAAATGCAATGAGTCGTCGTATGGGTCTTCTGGGGATGCACCCCTCAGCCTCCCTCACCCACCCCCTACAACAGCAGGGCCTGCCTGGCCAGAGGATGCCTGGGCTAATGCCGCTGGACCTCCGGCCTAATATGCTCCAGGGAGCCGGGGCCCGCTTCCCCCTCCTGATGCAGCAGGGCCTGTCCCAACAGAGTATCCTGGATGCGTCCCTCCATGCACAGGCCCGCGCCAGAGCGGCCTCCCAGATGGACCACTTCAACAGGGCCGAAGGGGCCTTCAACCGGGGTCCCAACCCCCCAAATGAAAACATGTCTAAGGCTGAAGACCAGCCTTCCTCTCGGGCAGACGAGAGCCAGCAGGGGAGGGACCAAGACTACCGCTTCCCCCCGCCCCAGGAGAAGCAGAGCACAGGCCTGCTGAGGACACCTCCCCCGGAGCACAGAGAGTCCATGGGTGGAGGTGGACGTGGTGGGGGAGCTGGTGGTGGGGGTGCTAGTGGTGGGGGTATGGGCGGAGGAGGAGGCAGACCTGCCCTGCTGCAGACCCCAGTGAGGGAGCCAGCTAGAGACAGCGTGGTAGGGCGGCTTCAGGCCCTCGCCGGCTTCACCCCCCAGACCCAGAGTCGCTGGGGGCCACCTAGAGGGGACTTTGATGAGCGTGACATGCGGGGCTCACCAGCCGGGGTCTCCAAGGGCTTCCAGGAGGAGCGCCCTGGCTCCAACCAGGGGCAGAACTTTCACAACCGCTTTGAGAACCAGGGGGGTGTTGGAGGGGGCCCGGCGTGGAGTCGTGGTGGAGCTGCAGGCCCATTCGCTGATGCTGACATGCCACAGGACTTGGATGAACGCCGGCGCGCTTGGGACAGGCAGCAACGGGAGAGGGACGACAGGGAATTTGACTTAAGGAAGGAGATGAACGGCAACCGCCGTGAGAGAGATAGCCGCGAGAAAgaccgggagagggagagagagagggaccgggagagagaaagggaccaTGGCCGTGAGCGTGGCAACCGTGAACGAGAGCAGGAGTGCGACCGGGAGAGAGAGcgtgaaaaggagagggagaaggatcgGGAGAGAGAACGTGAGCGGGACCGTAACAAGCGTGGAGGCTGGACACCTCTTCTCCCTCTACCACAACCCCTACTTCCTACTCCTGCCCTGACCCCAACCCTCTCCCTGACCCAAGGCAAATCTCAGGCCCTGCTGCAACTACAGTCCAGGCTtcaacctaaacctaaacctggATTCCTAACTAAACCGGGTCTGCTTCAAACTCCAATCCTCCTAACTCGGTCAACATCTCAAGCCCCAACCAAGTTCCTTCAAGCCCCATCCCAGTCTCCAACTCAAGCCAAGAATGAAGCCCTCCCCGGGCCTGAGCCCCAGACAGAGTCCCAGTCCTCTACCCAGACCCATGCTTCCCCTAAGTCTGAGTCCTCACCCCAGACCCAATCCTCTCCTCAGAACCAGTCATCACCCCAAAACCTGGTTTCCCCTCAGGCCCAATTGCCGTCCCCTCCCCAGGCCCAGTCTCCGCCATGGGCACAGCTCCCACCACAGGCCCTGTCCCCACCACGGGCTCAAACACCTGCACAGTCGCCCCCCCAGGCCCTGTCCCCACCACCGACACAGTTGCCACTCCAGGCCCCGTCGCCACACCAGGAGATCACTGACACCCAGGAAGAGCCAGAGAAACTCCAGGAAGAACCCATGGAAGAGCCTGAACCCATAGAGGAACCTCCATCTCAGTTGGTCTATGGGACGGGGTTGAGGATGGACACTGACGTAGTGGCTGAGCCCACACCTGAACGGGCTCCCACCCCTACCCTCTCCCCCACTCCAGCCCCACTCTCAATGTCACCTGTCCTCACACACCGCTCTGAGGAACCCCAATGCCTGCCGGAACCCCTGGACGTGCAGCAACCACCACAGcatgcctcctcctcccctaaGGACAATGGACTGAGTGAGCCGATGGAGGAAGCTGAGAAACAGCCAGTGGTAGAGCAAACTGACACTGAGGGGACATAA